Proteins encoded in a region of the Pseudomonas putida genome:
- a CDS encoding DUF882 domain-containing protein, whose product MKKLLLVAGLLIAGAAHADERDVWMFAQWAGDHQTRPFREMLVDARLYGVVPIHQLLRSASDWKLCRASPFAVPPAGNWPAVRTTLALIKTLDDQGILRQFEVVSAYREPRLNACAGGAANSAHMRAFAVDILLPAWADPYPLCRFWQQHGQAWNMGLGRYPSGRIHVDTAGYRTWGGDGSAGSSFCNKPK is encoded by the coding sequence ATGAAAAAACTGCTTCTTGTAGCAGGCCTGTTGATTGCCGGGGCTGCTCACGCCGATGAGCGCGACGTGTGGATGTTCGCCCAGTGGGCTGGTGACCATCAAACTCGGCCCTTTCGTGAAATGCTGGTCGATGCCCGTCTATATGGGGTAGTGCCTATCCATCAGTTGCTGCGGTCGGCCTCGGACTGGAAGCTGTGCCGAGCGTCGCCTTTCGCCGTGCCACCCGCCGGCAATTGGCCGGCTGTGCGCACCACCCTTGCGTTGATCAAGACACTCGATGACCAAGGCATCCTGCGCCAGTTCGAGGTGGTTTCGGCTTACCGTGAGCCGCGACTGAACGCCTGCGCCGGCGGGGCAGCGAACAGTGCGCATATGCGCGCTTTCGCCGTCGATATCTTGCTGCCAGCCTGGGCCGACCCCTACCCGCTGTGCCGTTTCTGGCAGCAGCACGGGCAGGCCTGGAACATGGGCCTGGGGCGCTATCCTTCAGGCCGCATTCACGTGGATACCGCCGGTTATCGCACCTGGGGTGGCGATGGCAGTGCGGGGTCGTCGTTCTGCAACAAGCCCAAATGA